A window of Corticium candelabrum chromosome 3, ooCorCand1.1, whole genome shotgun sequence contains these coding sequences:
- the LOC134177812 gene encoding glucose-6-phosphate isomerase-like, producing the protein MFELQDWVGGRYSLWSAIGLPIAIAMAMAKFRELLAGAHAMDLHFRDAPLDRNMPVTLALLGVWCINFFGAETHAVLTYDQRLDRFAAHLQQLDMERRHVRVLTVMSTDTPHALHRAVEADATEQPKEDRR; encoded by the coding sequence ATGTTCGAGCTTCAGGACTGGGTCGGCGGCCGCTACTCGCTGTGGTCCGCGATCGGGCTGCCGATCGCGATCGCTATGGCAATGGCGAAGTTTCGTGAACTGCTCGCGGGCGCGCACGCGATGGATCTTCACTTCCGCGATGCGCCGCTCGATCGGAACATGCCGGTGACGCTCGCCCTGCTCGGGGTGTGGTGCATCAATTTCTTCGGGGCCGAGACCCATGCGGTGCTGACGTACGACCAGCGGCTCGATCGGTTCGCGGCCCACTTGCAGCAGCTCGACATGGAGAGGCGGCATGTCCGTGTTCTGACGGTCATGAGCACGGACACGCCACACGCACTGCACCGCGCGGTCGAAGCGGACGCCACGGAACAACCGAAGGAGGATCGCCGATGA
- the LOC134177040 gene encoding uncharacterized protein LOC134177040 isoform X1: MFNPKHTSTEAIEIEVLCQDDDSKAWIPIKEGQVQRMVANAMENTGSKSNCAGRKMQQYEYATLRKQVRNMRQKYSDIHVALPRVIIHVCEHGGQEDLFSSFAPFLSSNSVYLMVYDVSIPLEAEAQSSVRLNIEGDYRHLKVKLHHMKYNKDWINHHLSTISVGSVSNRHQLADESRSETEEKLTNVSYTESTGNAVVKSSTQGIGSVFDCVSPPVIFTATHADKIGGKEEEVMRKQDAVLNRMLRDKPYTGHVYRRPPESQSPLFKSELCFCIDNTKSHPPLWQSNRDLMLSDSEDDSEQNLEEDSELVLLRNLILSRIEEHCTQELIPLTWLLIEDKVYEIRDNSHDKIIPFEKFVKVGVEQCSMKSSSEVSDALSHLHNFSIVVYFASSPTLRHYVFIDANWVFTSLSRLCPLHSTGLPANLRMDFDMLTKKGIMSQELANYFFRDVKDEDRSKILEAAEVLDIVSKHEKSEQDIEYFVPSALREDCEATVEVPNSSSEIASPAPLVLRPDNVGMFIESLFFRLLNRCVRQYPYKPSISRNYALLHMENGCDIEVFYVYYYVVVVLTPEESLSFEEVRESCIDARKFIVNSLQAAKQQGLGGFKFSVCFQHLMSGQASFLPINSDRLVSLNDYPKYQRLLYPNDLIARLKVEEKKPIDIWFDTKDHGKQHASESALFTGNVEQGYVSITRAVVHCGSSHWHEIGLRLGMNEDQIKLETRDQPRYTGKLRALIEARRAKVSEQQTIEDLLKACRWIPQPIYDDVIQQWQKEGLGQ; the protein is encoded by the exons ATGTTCAATCCTAAGCATACAAGCACGGAAGCAATAGAAATAGAGGTGTTGTGCCAAGATGATGACAGCAAGGCATGGATTCCAATCAAGGAAGGTCAGGTTCAACGAATGGTTGCAAATGCCATGGAAAATACAGGAAGTAAG TCAAATTGTGCAGGAAGGAAAATGCAGCAATATGAGTACGCAACACTGAGAAAGCAGGTCAGAAACATGAGGCAAAAATACAGCGACATACATGTAGCTCTACCCAGAGTAATAATTCATGTGTGTGAGCACGGTGGACAAGAAGACTTGTTTTCAAGCTTTGCTCCATTTCTGTCTTCCAATTCTGTCTATCTCATGGTATATGATGTGTCAATACCACTGGAAGCTGAAGCTCAGTCCTCGGTGAGACTGAATATTGAAGGTGATTATCGCCACTTGAAAGTGAAACTGCATCACATGAAATACAACAAGGACTGGATCAATCATCACTTGTCTACCATCAGTGTCGGTTCTGTGTCCAACCGTCATCAATTAGCAGATGAGAGTAGGAGTGAAACTGAAGAGAAACTTACAAATGTTAG CTACACAGAGTCTACTGGAAATGCTGTAGTAAAGAGTAGTACTCAAGGCATCGGATCagtgtttgattgtgtgtctCCACCTGTTATCTTTACAGCCACTCATGCTGATAAAATTGGTGGTAAAGAGGAAGAAGTGATGAGAAAACAAGATGCAGTTCTCAACAGAATGTTACGTGACAAGCCATACACAGGTCATGTTTACCGTCGACCACCAGAAAGCCAATCACCATTGTTTAAGTCAGAGTTGTGTTTTTGTATCGACAATACAAAGTCACATCCACCATTATGGCAATCTAATAG AGATTTAATGTTGTCGGACTCTGAAGATGACTCTGAACAGAACCTTGAAGAGGACTCTGAATTAGTTTTGCTACGAAACTTGATACTATCTAGGATAGAGGAACACTGTACACAAGAACTGATTCCCCTCACCTGGTTACTGATTGAAGATAAGGTGTATGAAATAAGAGACAATTCACATGACAAGATCATTCCGTTTGAAAAGTTTGTAAAAGTCGGTGTAGAGCAATGTTCAATGAAGTCGTCCAGTGAAGTGTCTGATGCTCTCTCTCATTTGCATAACTTCTCTATTGTGGTCTACTTTGCATCATCTCCAACCCTTCGTCATTATGTATTCATTGATGCTAACTGGGTGTTCACCTCTCTCTCTCGTCTCTGTCCTTTGCATTCCACGGGTTTACCTGCTAATCTTCGAATGGACTTTGACATGCTTACCAAGAAAGGCATCATGTCGCAAGAGCTTGCCAATTATTTCTTCCGCGATGTGAAAGATGAAGATCGCAGCAAAATACTAGAAGCAGCGGAAGTACTTGATATTGTGTCGAAACATGAAAAGTCTGAGCAGGATATTGAGTACTTTGTCCCCAGTGCTTTGCGAGAAGATTGTGAAGCTACAGTTGAGGTGCCAAACAGTAGTAGTGAAATTGCAAGTCCTGCTCCTCTTGTGTTGAGGCCAGACAACGTTGGCATGTTTATAGAGTCATTGTTCTTTCGTCTCTTGAATCGATGTGTTCGTCAGTATCCGTACAAGCCTTCGATATCTCGTAACTATGCTTTGTTACACATGGAAAATGGTTGTGACATTGAAGTATTCTATGTTTACTATTACGTGGTAGTTGTGCTGACACCAGAAGAATCATTGTCATTTGAAGAAGTGAGAGAGAGCTGCATTGATGCTCGCAAATTTATTGTCAATTCACTGCAAGCAGCAAAGCAGCAAGGATTAGGAGGTTTCaagttttctgtctgtttccaaCATCTGATGTCAGGACAAGCAAGTTTTCTGCCCATCAACAGTGATCGACTCGTCTCTTTAAATGACTACCCAAAGTATCAACGTCTCCTCTATCCCAATGATTTAATAGCTAGGCTCAAAGTTGAAGAGAAGAAGCCAATAGACATTTGGTTTGATACAAAAG atcaTGGAAAGCAACATGCAAGTGAATCTGCATTATTCACAG GCAATGTCGAGCAAGGTTATGTATCTATAACCAGAGCTGTTGTTCATTGTGGCAGCAGCCATTGGCATGAAATAGGCCTGAGGTTGGGAATGAACGAAGACCAGATCAAGTTAGAAACTCGTGATCAACCTCGCTACACTGGGAAACTACGTGCCCTGATTGAAGCAAGGAGAGCGAAAGTGTCCGAACAGCAGACAATAGAGGATTTGTTGAAGGCTTGCCGATGGATACCTCAACCTATATATGACGATGTGATACAGCAATGGCAGAAAGAAG GATTGGGGCAGTAG
- the LOC134177040 gene encoding uncharacterized protein LOC134177040 isoform X2, which yields MQQYEYATLRKQVRNMRQKYSDIHVALPRVIIHVCEHGGQEDLFSSFAPFLSSNSVYLMVYDVSIPLEAEAQSSVRLNIEGDYRHLKVKLHHMKYNKDWINHHLSTISVGSVSNRHQLADESRSETEEKLTNVSYTESTGNAVVKSSTQGIGSVFDCVSPPVIFTATHADKIGGKEEEVMRKQDAVLNRMLRDKPYTGHVYRRPPESQSPLFKSELCFCIDNTKSHPPLWQSNRDLMLSDSEDDSEQNLEEDSELVLLRNLILSRIEEHCTQELIPLTWLLIEDKVYEIRDNSHDKIIPFEKFVKVGVEQCSMKSSSEVSDALSHLHNFSIVVYFASSPTLRHYVFIDANWVFTSLSRLCPLHSTGLPANLRMDFDMLTKKGIMSQELANYFFRDVKDEDRSKILEAAEVLDIVSKHEKSEQDIEYFVPSALREDCEATVEVPNSSSEIASPAPLVLRPDNVGMFIESLFFRLLNRCVRQYPYKPSISRNYALLHMENGCDIEVFYVYYYVVVVLTPEESLSFEEVRESCIDARKFIVNSLQAAKQQGLGGFKFSVCFQHLMSGQASFLPINSDRLVSLNDYPKYQRLLYPNDLIARLKVEEKKPIDIWFDTKDHGKQHASESALFTGNVEQGYVSITRAVVHCGSSHWHEIGLRLGMNEDQIKLETRDQPRYTGKLRALIEARRAKVSEQQTIEDLLKACRWIPQPIYDDVIQQWQKEGLGQ from the exons ATGCAGCAATATGAGTACGCAACACTGAGAAAGCAGGTCAGAAACATGAGGCAAAAATACAGCGACATACATGTAGCTCTACCCAGAGTAATAATTCATGTGTGTGAGCACGGTGGACAAGAAGACTTGTTTTCAAGCTTTGCTCCATTTCTGTCTTCCAATTCTGTCTATCTCATGGTATATGATGTGTCAATACCACTGGAAGCTGAAGCTCAGTCCTCGGTGAGACTGAATATTGAAGGTGATTATCGCCACTTGAAAGTGAAACTGCATCACATGAAATACAACAAGGACTGGATCAATCATCACTTGTCTACCATCAGTGTCGGTTCTGTGTCCAACCGTCATCAATTAGCAGATGAGAGTAGGAGTGAAACTGAAGAGAAACTTACAAATGTTAG CTACACAGAGTCTACTGGAAATGCTGTAGTAAAGAGTAGTACTCAAGGCATCGGATCagtgtttgattgtgtgtctCCACCTGTTATCTTTACAGCCACTCATGCTGATAAAATTGGTGGTAAAGAGGAAGAAGTGATGAGAAAACAAGATGCAGTTCTCAACAGAATGTTACGTGACAAGCCATACACAGGTCATGTTTACCGTCGACCACCAGAAAGCCAATCACCATTGTTTAAGTCAGAGTTGTGTTTTTGTATCGACAATACAAAGTCACATCCACCATTATGGCAATCTAATAG AGATTTAATGTTGTCGGACTCTGAAGATGACTCTGAACAGAACCTTGAAGAGGACTCTGAATTAGTTTTGCTACGAAACTTGATACTATCTAGGATAGAGGAACACTGTACACAAGAACTGATTCCCCTCACCTGGTTACTGATTGAAGATAAGGTGTATGAAATAAGAGACAATTCACATGACAAGATCATTCCGTTTGAAAAGTTTGTAAAAGTCGGTGTAGAGCAATGTTCAATGAAGTCGTCCAGTGAAGTGTCTGATGCTCTCTCTCATTTGCATAACTTCTCTATTGTGGTCTACTTTGCATCATCTCCAACCCTTCGTCATTATGTATTCATTGATGCTAACTGGGTGTTCACCTCTCTCTCTCGTCTCTGTCCTTTGCATTCCACGGGTTTACCTGCTAATCTTCGAATGGACTTTGACATGCTTACCAAGAAAGGCATCATGTCGCAAGAGCTTGCCAATTATTTCTTCCGCGATGTGAAAGATGAAGATCGCAGCAAAATACTAGAAGCAGCGGAAGTACTTGATATTGTGTCGAAACATGAAAAGTCTGAGCAGGATATTGAGTACTTTGTCCCCAGTGCTTTGCGAGAAGATTGTGAAGCTACAGTTGAGGTGCCAAACAGTAGTAGTGAAATTGCAAGTCCTGCTCCTCTTGTGTTGAGGCCAGACAACGTTGGCATGTTTATAGAGTCATTGTTCTTTCGTCTCTTGAATCGATGTGTTCGTCAGTATCCGTACAAGCCTTCGATATCTCGTAACTATGCTTTGTTACACATGGAAAATGGTTGTGACATTGAAGTATTCTATGTTTACTATTACGTGGTAGTTGTGCTGACACCAGAAGAATCATTGTCATTTGAAGAAGTGAGAGAGAGCTGCATTGATGCTCGCAAATTTATTGTCAATTCACTGCAAGCAGCAAAGCAGCAAGGATTAGGAGGTTTCaagttttctgtctgtttccaaCATCTGATGTCAGGACAAGCAAGTTTTCTGCCCATCAACAGTGATCGACTCGTCTCTTTAAATGACTACCCAAAGTATCAACGTCTCCTCTATCCCAATGATTTAATAGCTAGGCTCAAAGTTGAAGAGAAGAAGCCAATAGACATTTGGTTTGATACAAAAG atcaTGGAAAGCAACATGCAAGTGAATCTGCATTATTCACAG GCAATGTCGAGCAAGGTTATGTATCTATAACCAGAGCTGTTGTTCATTGTGGCAGCAGCCATTGGCATGAAATAGGCCTGAGGTTGGGAATGAACGAAGACCAGATCAAGTTAGAAACTCGTGATCAACCTCGCTACACTGGGAAACTACGTGCCCTGATTGAAGCAAGGAGAGCGAAAGTGTCCGAACAGCAGACAATAGAGGATTTGTTGAAGGCTTGCCGATGGATACCTCAACCTATATATGACGATGTGATACAGCAATGGCAGAAAGAAG GATTGGGGCAGTAG